In Helianthus annuus cultivar XRQ/B chromosome 9, HanXRQr2.0-SUNRISE, whole genome shotgun sequence, the following are encoded in one genomic region:
- the LOC110879623 gene encoding cytochrome P450 71A1, producing MELLFMFLLFSLSLMYLLPKIIKHKSRFNPPGPIGLPFIGNLHQINPSSLHTSLWQLSKSYGPIISLRFGFVPTIVVSSPSLAKEVMKTQDIIFCSRPRLVGNQKFSYGGLDVAFSPYDETWRDMRKIFVTHLLSPKRIQSTRYIREDEVSHAMSKIHGLTLSSKHVNLSEITKSVTSTIMMRVGFGKRFQDENERKKVLGLLDELQETIVDNYVSDIWPGLPFVNLVDRFIGKTDRLEKCFQEFDLFYQQLIDEHLNGRNIRSHEDEDDVVDILLRLMKDKLFGLTHKHIKAMLMNVLAAGTDASAATVVWSLTLLMKNPNVMKKAQEEVRNVIGKKCMIDEDDLPKLTYLKAVINETMRLYPSAPLLVPRETMKDTILHGYKIKQKTIVYVNAFAIGRDPKYWDRPEDFYPERFLGSDIDFKGNDFELIPFGAGRRICPGMLMGVLMVELLLANLLYLFDWGLQHGMQKDDIDLDAMPGVAIHKKNELCLLAHEYI from the exons ATGGAACTACTTTTCAtgtttcttcttttttctttatctctcatgtaccttcttcccaaaatcatcaaacacaaatcaaGATTCAATCCACCAGGTCCAATTGGACTACCCTTCATTGGAAACTTGCACCAGATCAATCCATCAAGCCTACATACTTCCCTATGGCAACTCTCAAAATCCTATGGCCCAATCATATCTCTTCGCTTTGGTTTTGTCCCAACTATCGTTGTTTCGTCACCAAGTCTAGCGAAAGAAGTCATGAAGACCCAAGATATTATCTTTTGCAGTAGGCCGAGATTGGTCGGCAACCAAAAGTTTTCTTACGGTGGGCTAGATGTAGCCTTTTCCCCCTACGATGAGACGTGGAGAGATATGAGGAAGATTTTTGTGACTCATCTATTAAGCCCTAAAAGGATACAGTCTACTAGGTATATTCGTGAAGATGAAGTCTCACATGCCATGAGTAAGATACATGGGCTAACACTTTCGTCTAAGCATGTAAACTTGAGCGAAATCACCAAGAGTGTGACGAGTACTATCATGATGAGAGTTGGTTTTGGCAAGAGGTTCCAAgatgaaaatgaaagaaagaagGTTCTTGGACTACTTGATGAACTACAGGAGACTATAGTGGATAACTATGTTTCGGATATATGGCCTGGTCTACCTTTCGTCAATTTGGTTGATAGGTTTATCGGTAAGACGGATCGTCTAGAGAAATGCTTccaagaatttgatttgttttacCAACAACTCATCGACGAACACCTCAATGGCCGAAACATTAGGTCGCATGAGGATGAGGATGATGTTGTTGACATTCTACTACGACTTATGAAAGACAAACTCTTCGGCCTCACTCACAAGCACATAAAAGCCATGCTCATG AATGTACTTGCCGCGGGGACTGATGCTAGCGCGGCAACAGTGGTTTGGTCATTGACATTGTTAATGAAGAACCCTAACGTAATGAAAAAAGCACAAGAAGAAGTGAGAAATGTGATTGGAAAGAAGTGCATGATAGATGAAGATGATCTTCCTAAACTCACTTATCTGAAGGCAGTGATAAACGAGACCATGAGGCTATACCCTTCAGCTCCTCTCCTAGTGCCCCGAGAAACGATGAAAGATACTATTTTACATGGCTACAAAATTAAGCAGAAAACCATAGTTTATGTGAATGCATTTGCTATTGGAAGAGATCCTAAATATTGGGATCGCCCAGAGGACTTCTACCCAGAGCGATTTTTAGGTAGTGATATCGACTTTAAGGGTAATGATTTCGAGCTTATTCCTTTTGGGGCTGGTCGGAGAATCTGTCCAGGAATGTTAATGGGAGTTCTCATGGTGGAACTTTTACTTGCTAATCTTCTTTACTTGTTTGATTGGGGTTTGCAGCATGGAATGCAAAAAGATGATATAGACCTGGATGCTATGCCTGGTGTCGCCATACACAAGAAAAATGAACTTTGCCTTTTAGCTCATGAGTACATTTAA
- the LOC110876773 gene encoding uncharacterized protein LOC110876773, whose product MVRTFFRKMLRYLSSEDDSDDDLDEDVEEHCTCRRRKFVRRNHIQGHERLYHDYFVENPVYPSNLFRRRFRMSRPLFLCILNEVVANEPYFVQRRDNIGRLGLSSMQKITVALRMLAYGVSADFMDEYIHISESAAMESLKKFCETIVSIFSAEYLRAPPVNYTINGHDYTMGYYLADGIYHKWQTFVKTTPSPRGNKNKHFAKAQESARKDVE is encoded by the coding sequence ATGGTTCGTACATTCTTTCGCAAGATGTTGAGATACCTATCTTCGGAAGATGATAGCGATGATGATCTTGATGAGGATGTCGAAGAACATTGTACTTGCAGACGTCGTAAATTTGTTCGACGCAATCATATTCAGGGACATGAGCGTTTATATCATGATTATTTTGTAGAAAATCCGGTATATCCCTCGAATCTATTTCGACGGAGATTTCGGATGAGTCGTCCTCTATTTCTCTGTATTCTAAATGAGGTAGTGGCTAACGAGCCATACTTCGTCCAAAGAAGAGATAATATCGGAAGACTCGGTTTATCTTCTATGCAAAAGATAACGGTGGCACTTAGAATGTTGGCCTATGGGGTTAGCGCTGATTTTATGGATGAATACATACACATCAGTGAAAGCGCTGCAATGGAGAGTCTCAAAAAATTCTGTGAGACGATAGTAAGTATTTTTTCAGCTGAATATCTACGTGCTCCACCAGTCAATTACACAATCAACGGCCATGACTATACTATGGGGTATTACCTTGCAGATGGTATTTATCATAAGTGGCAAACTTTTGTAAAAACGACTCCATCACCAAGAGGGAACAAGAATAAACATTTTGCAAAAGCACAAGAATCTGCAAGAAAAGATGTCGAGTGA